In the genome of Halobacterium noricense, one region contains:
- a CDS encoding Lrp/AsnC family transcriptional regulator — protein sequence MDEKDIQILTTIAEEGINSPEKIEKHTDIPKSTVHYRLNKLREDGPLENDLSDMNLEELGLSITLISEVYAEFGEGYHETVGEKLADIEGVNQVYFTIGDTDFIVISHVVDRKMAESLIGDYEAIDEITRTSSRFAITRVKDESHPINDFEYDTLIDALIDE from the coding sequence ATGGACGAGAAAGACATCCAGATCCTGACGACAATCGCAGAAGAGGGCATCAACAGTCCGGAGAAGATCGAGAAGCACACCGATATCCCGAAGTCGACGGTCCACTATCGGTTGAATAAACTCCGAGAGGACGGACCCCTGGAGAATGACCTGTCGGATATGAACCTTGAGGAGTTGGGCTTGTCGATCACGCTCATCAGTGAGGTGTACGCGGAATTTGGAGAAGGCTACCACGAGACGGTCGGCGAGAAACTGGCCGATATCGAGGGCGTCAATCAAGTGTATTTCACGATTGGAGACACTGATTTCATCGTGATTTCCCACGTTGTGGATCGAAAGATGGCCGAGTCGCTAATCGGAGATTACGAGGCGATCGACGAGATCACGCGGACTAGTTCTCGATTCGCCATTACCAGAGTCAAAGACGAGTCGCATCCGATCAACGATTTCGAGTACGACACGCTTATTGACGCTCTTATCGACGAGTAG
- a CDS encoding amino acid ABC transporter substrate-binding protein — translation MSDNISRSFSRREWLKMTGTASALGMAGLAGCTGDPDGSSRDTFKFGVVTSLSGSLRFGGQVTQRGYDLWKNRINEQGGIEVDGERYEVELVYNDAQSDPSTGADAASRMISDENVDALLGPYSSNVSLAVAPITEQNEIPHITGSAETPRLWENQEFSYTFGTVPTVSIIAEEAGSQILSLEPEAESVYITGVSEPFSESTAEAMRTAAEAAGVEVAGFELNPSDADYTNIVSSAQSADPDLHFHGGHVGSHISLLNAAEQLNYSPNGFYCHYGVNTSDFKDGAGGNAQNTFGATVWLPSIEREGGTLFDSSADYVEASQSTFDTMPDYTQAASTAAGIVYQEALGELGSAPPLSDEDKREMVSILESVNIDTFYGPVAFETDGEYYHNNAKTTPRAIQLQENLDPVIVGGESAGEANYPVE, via the coding sequence ATGAGTGATAATATCAGTCGGTCGTTCAGCCGCCGGGAGTGGCTGAAAATGACCGGCACGGCAAGCGCCCTCGGAATGGCCGGCCTCGCAGGCTGTACAGGTGACCCGGACGGAAGCTCACGCGACACGTTCAAATTTGGTGTCGTCACTTCCCTCTCCGGAAGCCTTCGCTTCGGTGGCCAAGTCACCCAACGCGGGTACGACCTCTGGAAGAACCGCATCAACGAGCAAGGCGGTATCGAAGTTGACGGCGAGCGCTACGAAGTCGAACTCGTCTACAACGACGCCCAATCCGACCCAAGCACCGGCGCCGACGCCGCCTCACGGATGATCTCCGATGAGAACGTCGACGCACTCCTTGGGCCGTACTCCAGCAACGTCTCGCTGGCAGTTGCCCCGATTACCGAGCAAAACGAGATCCCCCACATTACTGGCAGTGCGGAGACGCCTCGGCTGTGGGAAAACCAAGAATTTTCGTACACCTTCGGCACAGTTCCAACTGTCAGCATCATCGCCGAAGAAGCGGGTAGCCAAATTCTTTCCCTCGAGCCGGAAGCCGAATCGGTGTACATCACTGGTGTCAGCGAGCCGTTCTCGGAATCGACGGCCGAAGCGATGCGAACGGCTGCCGAAGCCGCTGGGGTCGAAGTGGCAGGCTTCGAGCTCAACCCCTCCGACGCGGACTACACGAATATCGTCAGTAGCGCACAGTCCGCTGATCCTGACCTCCACTTCCACGGGGGGCACGTCGGCAGCCACATCAGTCTCCTCAACGCTGCGGAGCAACTCAACTACAGCCCGAACGGGTTCTACTGCCATTACGGTGTCAATACCAGCGACTTCAAGGACGGCGCCGGCGGCAACGCACAGAACACGTTCGGAGCAACCGTCTGGCTCCCCTCGATCGAACGGGAAGGTGGCACGCTCTTCGATTCATCGGCGGACTACGTCGAGGCATCACAGAGCACGTTCGACACGATGCCGGACTACACGCAAGCGGCGTCGACGGCGGCTGGAATCGTCTACCAGGAAGCACTCGGGGAACTTGGCTCCGCGCCGCCGCTCTCCGACGAGGACAAGCGTGAGATGGTATCCATTCTCGAAAGTGTCAACATCGATACGTTCTACGGGCCAGTGGCCTTCGAGACGGATGGTGAGTACTACCACAACAACGCCAAAACCACGCCGCGCGCGATTCAACTGCAGGAGAATCTCGACCCCGTAATCGTGGGTGGTGAATCCGCTGGAGAAGCGAACTATCCCGTCGAATAA
- a CDS encoding carbon-nitrogen hydrolase family protein has product MNVRTVQADPEHGAPRENVRQLEAAAERARAADVDLLVFPELFLTGYYLDTDDAASTVAAAENVLPRVADASIGLVLVVGTAFEGDDGFENTAILYDDGERVGTYQKTHLYDEEAAIFETGDTYPTFDTSVGTLGVEICYDLEFPEVARQLTLNSADVIVTISANMQPFETYHRTYHRSRAMENGRPHVLCNRVGSERDLDFLGNSRISDARGNLLASTETDAEVELTADIPLDQSTHKTLTYLDDRRLPLATED; this is encoded by the coding sequence ATGAACGTCCGAACTGTCCAAGCCGACCCAGAACACGGCGCTCCGCGGGAGAACGTGCGCCAACTCGAAGCGGCCGCAGAGCGCGCTCGTGCTGCAGACGTCGATCTGCTCGTTTTCCCCGAGCTGTTCCTGACTGGGTATTATCTCGATACCGATGACGCAGCTTCGACCGTCGCCGCAGCGGAGAACGTACTTCCGCGAGTCGCCGACGCGAGCATCGGCCTCGTTCTCGTCGTCGGAACCGCCTTCGAGGGCGACGACGGCTTCGAGAACACCGCCATCCTCTACGACGATGGCGAGCGGGTGGGGACCTACCAGAAAACCCATCTCTACGACGAAGAGGCAGCCATCTTCGAGACGGGTGATACGTATCCAACATTCGATACGTCCGTCGGGACGCTCGGTGTCGAGATCTGTTACGATCTCGAATTTCCGGAGGTTGCGCGCCAACTAACCCTTAATTCTGCTGACGTGATAGTCACAATCTCGGCCAACATGCAACCGTTCGAGACGTACCACCGGACGTATCACCGCAGCCGGGCGATGGAAAACGGCCGACCCCACGTGCTCTGCAATCGCGTCGGGAGCGAACGCGATCTCGACTTCCTGGGCAATAGCCGGATTAGTGATGCTCGCGGTAACCTGCTGGCCAGCACTGAGACTGACGCCGAGGTGGAACTCACCGCGGACATTCCGCTCGACCAATCGACGCACAAAACACTCACATATCTCGACGATCGCCGCCTCCCACTCGCAACGGAGGACTAA
- a CDS encoding amino acid ABC transporter substrate-binding protein: MASLTGCTGGSGSNSDRETFRFGIVTSLSGPLRYGGQVTKRGYDLWKNRINEDGGIEVNGNRYEVEFTYADAQSDPSTGADATQKMIDNEDVDAMLGPYSSQVPLSMGPILDQNQMPCITGSSESPELWRNQHEYLFGTIPSVNVFVGDVVEMLLSFDPSAETAYITGVNGPFSKSAAQGMRAGAEAAGVEVLGYELYPADADRSSIISEAQSAEPDVHLNSGNIDSNATFMASAQELSYEPNGVFQHYGINTPGYKNAGDAAAYTFGATLWLPQAGRSGGQLWGDSQTYADQFQAEYDKLPEYTEAASSATGVVYQEALAELGAEPPLTGDEQTQLISILEEITVDTFWGTIDYESEGENYHNNITTNPLAIQLNEDLDPEIVAPADVAETEPTYPIPSWSDR; encoded by the coding sequence ATGGCAAGCCTCACAGGCTGTACCGGTGGAAGTGGGTCCAACAGCGACCGGGAAACGTTCCGATTCGGTATCGTCACGTCGCTCTCGGGCCCGCTCCGCTACGGAGGGCAAGTCACGAAGCGTGGCTACGACCTCTGGAAGAACCGCATCAACGAGGACGGCGGTATCGAAGTCAACGGCAACCGCTACGAGGTCGAGTTCACCTACGCTGACGCCCAGTCAGATCCCAGTACTGGTGCCGACGCTACCCAGAAAATGATCGACAACGAGGATGTTGACGCGATGCTGGGCCCATACTCCAGCCAGGTCCCGTTGTCCATGGGGCCGATTCTCGACCAGAACCAGATGCCCTGTATCACGGGCAGCTCCGAGTCACCGGAGCTATGGCGCAACCAGCACGAATACTTGTTTGGCACCATCCCGTCGGTGAACGTGTTCGTCGGCGACGTCGTCGAGATGCTCCTCTCGTTCGACCCGTCCGCTGAAACGGCGTACATCACGGGCGTGAACGGGCCGTTCTCGAAGAGCGCAGCGCAAGGGATGCGGGCTGGCGCCGAAGCCGCTGGCGTCGAAGTGCTGGGCTACGAACTGTACCCGGCTGATGCTGACCGGTCGAGCATTATCAGTGAGGCGCAGTCGGCTGAACCGGATGTGCATCTGAACTCCGGGAACATCGACAGTAATGCGACGTTCATGGCCTCCGCCCAAGAGCTATCATACGAGCCGAACGGGGTCTTCCAGCACTACGGTATCAACACACCCGGATACAAGAATGCCGGCGACGCTGCCGCGTACACCTTCGGGGCAACCCTCTGGCTGCCGCAGGCCGGTCGGTCCGGTGGTCAGCTCTGGGGGGATTCCCAGACATACGCCGACCAGTTCCAAGCAGAATACGACAAACTCCCCGAATACACCGAGGCAGCGTCCAGCGCAACCGGCGTTGTCTACCAGGAAGCACTCGCAGAACTCGGCGCCGAGCCACCACTCACCGGCGACGAACAAACGCAACTCATCAGCATCCTGGAGGAAATCACCGTGGACACGTTCTGGGGAACGATCGACTACGAATCCGAGGGTGAAAACTACCACAACAACATCACAACGAATCCGCTCGCTATCCAGCTCAACGAAGACCTCGATCCCGAAATTGTAGCGCCCGCGGACGTCGCCGAAACGGAACCCACGTATCCGATCCCATCGTGGAGTGATCGGTAA
- a CDS encoding branched-chain amino acid ABC transporter permease has protein sequence MVSTGLLTQTLINGLLLAGIYMAVGVGFSLIFGVLEIIDFAVGQYVMVGAFAGAALAPILGSEALLAVPFVFAAFFVVGVFVQPLIHHVTTGDRPMPLLMGLVFTFGLARFIRGSVLTIAGPNSRDVPTSIAVGSFSIPSIGTFPMVRVATALFGVAALAGFLYYLYRTEGGTAIRSVAEDRDISRLMGVNINRYQSLSYGAYAAMTASAGVFIGMVYSASVGMGMQYTGFAFFMIVLAGMGYLPGIILSGLVLGIVQSLTAVYLGSEYVFFILFGLIWVLLLVRPTGLLGKGEVA, from the coding sequence ATGGTCTCGACAGGACTACTCACGCAGACGCTGATCAACGGCCTGCTACTCGCAGGGATTTACATGGCCGTTGGCGTCGGCTTCTCGTTGATCTTCGGCGTGCTCGAGATCATCGACTTCGCCGTCGGTCAATACGTCATGGTCGGTGCTTTCGCCGGCGCGGCCTTAGCACCGATACTCGGCAGCGAAGCACTACTCGCCGTGCCATTCGTCTTCGCGGCATTCTTCGTTGTCGGTGTTTTCGTCCAACCGCTCATCCACCACGTCACGACTGGTGACCGCCCCATGCCGCTGTTGATGGGGCTCGTCTTCACGTTCGGGCTCGCGCGCTTCATCCGCGGGTCCGTCCTTACGATTGCCGGACCGAACAGTCGTGACGTACCGACGAGCATCGCTGTCGGATCGTTCTCGATCCCCTCGATCGGCACGTTCCCGATGGTTCGCGTGGCGACGGCGCTGTTCGGCGTCGCCGCGCTCGCCGGGTTCCTGTACTACCTCTACCGGACTGAGGGCGGGACGGCGATTCGTTCTGTTGCAGAGGATCGTGACATCTCCCGGCTGATGGGTGTAAACATTAATCGGTATCAATCGCTGTCCTACGGCGCATATGCGGCGATGACCGCGTCTGCAGGCGTCTTCATCGGGATGGTGTACTCGGCAAGCGTCGGCATGGGCATGCAGTATACTGGCTTCGCATTCTTCATGATCGTGCTCGCCGGAATGGGCTACCTTCCTGGAATCATCCTTAGCGGGCTCGTACTCGGTATCGTACAATCACTAACCGCGGTTTACCTGGGGTCCGAGTACGTCTTCTTCATCCTCTTCGGCCTCATCTGGGTGCTATTGCTTGTTCGGCCGACCGGCCTTCTCGGCAAGGGAGAGGTGGCATAA
- a CDS encoding branched-chain amino acid ABC transporter permease: MSDTDSKTTRDRFRLLLDQANNRVVAGGLIVVLLLLPAALNAFWTRIAVGALMWIGLAQSWNMIGGYAGYLDFGHGAYFGIGAFAAGITMTTYGLPFIAGLSVAAIVCAIVALGVGIPTLRLKGAYFAIATWAFAESMHELALILDITGGTFGMSLPTGADAIILPLSGPPTEMFFYYVMLALAVGTTVLAYVLFERSEFGFRVKAIRDNEDAAQTLGINAERIKRQVYVLSCSIAGLFGAANAFYITFIHPNDVLASILTDQMIIMALLGGLGTIAGPIVGGISIFMLDRMSSLFLGTSTLYLPMIGLLIMLTVLFAPSGIIGILRGEVGLTEIKDNVSELADKFNFTR; the protein is encoded by the coding sequence ATGTCGGATACAGACTCCAAAACGACCCGTGATCGCTTCCGCCTGCTCCTCGACCAAGCGAACAATCGCGTCGTCGCTGGCGGACTAATCGTCGTCCTCCTCCTCTTGCCAGCGGCGTTGAACGCCTTCTGGACGCGTATCGCCGTCGGGGCGTTGATGTGGATCGGGCTTGCCCAATCGTGGAACATGATCGGTGGCTATGCGGGCTACCTGGACTTCGGCCATGGGGCCTACTTCGGGATTGGCGCGTTCGCCGCCGGCATTACCATGACGACGTACGGATTACCGTTTATCGCCGGACTCTCCGTCGCAGCGATCGTCTGCGCCATCGTCGCACTCGGCGTCGGTATTCCCACCCTCCGACTGAAGGGAGCGTACTTTGCGATTGCCACGTGGGCATTCGCGGAATCGATGCATGAGCTCGCACTCATCTTAGATATCACCGGCGGAACGTTCGGGATGAGCCTCCCGACTGGTGCGGACGCCATCATCCTCCCGCTCTCGGGGCCGCCCACGGAGATGTTCTTCTATTATGTGATGTTGGCCCTCGCCGTAGGAACGACGGTTCTGGCGTACGTCCTCTTCGAACGCAGCGAATTCGGATTCCGCGTGAAGGCGATCCGGGACAACGAGGACGCTGCCCAAACGCTCGGGATTAATGCTGAGCGCATCAAGCGTCAGGTGTACGTGCTTTCCTGCTCGATTGCCGGCCTCTTCGGGGCTGCGAACGCGTTCTATATTACCTTCATTCACCCGAACGACGTGCTGGCATCCATCCTCACTGACCAGATGATCATCATGGCTTTGCTGGGTGGCCTCGGAACGATTGCCGGCCCCATCGTTGGTGGGATCTCCATCTTCATGCTTGACCGCATGTCGTCGTTGTTCCTCGGCACGTCGACGTTGTACCTGCCGATGATCGGCCTCCTGATCATGCTGACTGTCCTGTTCGCACCCAGTGGGATTATCGGAATTCTCCGGGGTGAAGTCGGTCTAACCGAAATCAAGGACAACGTGAGTGAACTTGCTGACAAATTCAACTTCACCAGATAG
- a CDS encoding ABC transporter ATP-binding protein, with translation MPEHIIETESLTKQFGALTANDEITLSVERGSIHGIIGPNGSGKTTFFNTLTGMHQPDGGTVTFDGTDITGWKPHRIARRGLGRTFQIVSPFKNMTVRQNLLAAKTGGNNKRARADEILEFLEIDHLADDEASDMSGGQKKLLELGRVLMLDPDCILLDEPTAGVNPALEQRILDHLEEINNNGTSFLIVEHDMNVIRDVVDRVSVFDQGQHIVEGSFDEVTNDERVREAYLGSADDEEVPI, from the coding sequence ATGCCTGAACACATTATTGAAACAGAAAGCCTGACGAAGCAGTTCGGGGCGTTGACCGCCAACGACGAGATCACACTCAGTGTTGAGCGTGGGTCCATTCATGGCATCATCGGGCCGAACGGCAGCGGCAAAACGACGTTCTTCAATACACTCACGGGAATGCACCAGCCGGACGGAGGGACGGTCACCTTCGATGGAACGGACATTACTGGATGGAAGCCACACCGGATTGCCCGCAGGGGGCTTGGCCGGACGTTCCAGATCGTCTCCCCGTTCAAGAACATGACCGTCCGGCAAAATCTCCTCGCCGCGAAAACAGGCGGGAACAACAAACGGGCACGAGCCGACGAAATCCTCGAGTTCCTCGAAATCGATCATCTCGCCGACGACGAAGCCAGCGACATGAGCGGCGGGCAGAAGAAACTGCTCGAACTCGGTCGTGTCCTCATGCTTGATCCGGACTGCATCCTGTTGGACGAACCGACTGCCGGCGTCAACCCGGCGCTCGAACAACGGATTCTCGATCATCTCGAAGAGATCAATAACAACGGTACGTCGTTCCTCATCGTCGAGCACGACATGAACGTCATTCGAGACGTCGTCGACCGTGTCTCCGTATTCGACCAAGGCCAACACATCGTCGAAGGAAGCTTCGATGAAGTCACCAACGACGAACGCGTTCGCGAAGCCTACCTTGGCTCTGCCGACGACGAGGAGGTCCCAATATGA
- a CDS encoding ABC transporter ATP-binding protein, whose amino-acid sequence MNSETPTLRATDIVAGYGDHEVLHGVSIESHEGITCLFGPNGSGKSTLLKTLNGTVPVWSGSITYGDVDLTDATPEETVKADIATVPQGGGVLSSLTVEENLRIGGFTVDDESVYQDRRTEVLDAFPALQEKLDERAGSLSGGQQMMVSLGRAMMTGADTFLMDEPSAGLSPALVEDAFDLVERLVDRGARVILIEQNVRAALRIADYVYILAEGNMQFHGEPESLAEEDDLIETYLGL is encoded by the coding sequence ATGAATTCCGAGACGCCAACACTCCGCGCGACTGACATCGTCGCCGGCTACGGAGATCACGAAGTCCTGCACGGCGTCTCCATCGAGTCCCACGAAGGCATCACCTGCCTGTTCGGCCCCAACGGCAGTGGGAAGTCCACTCTCCTGAAAACGCTTAATGGGACCGTCCCAGTCTGGTCCGGCTCGATCACGTACGGTGACGTCGATCTCACAGACGCAACACCCGAAGAGACTGTCAAAGCAGACATCGCAACGGTCCCACAGGGTGGGGGCGTCCTCTCCTCGCTTACTGTTGAAGAAAATCTCCGCATCGGCGGCTTCACCGTTGACGACGAAAGCGTCTATCAAGACCGTCGTACCGAAGTCTTGGATGCATTCCCCGCACTCCAGGAGAAACTAGACGAGCGCGCTGGCTCGCTATCCGGCGGCCAGCAAATGATGGTTAGTCTCGGCCGCGCGATGATGACCGGTGCTGATACCTTCCTCATGGACGAACCCAGTGCCGGCCTCTCACCCGCACTCGTCGAAGACGCCTTCGATCTCGTCGAACGGTTAGTCGACCGCGGCGCCCGAGTCATTCTCATCGAACAGAACGTCAGGGCCGCCCTTCGCATCGCCGACTACGTCTACATTCTCGCAGAAGGAAACATGCAATTCCACGGCGAACCAGAGAGCCTCGCCGAGGAAGATGACCTCATCGAAACCTACCTCGGCCTCTAG
- a CDS encoding IS6 family transposase, whose protein sequence is MDLEFVEREATPQLLMKLSVQLHLAGLSLSNTVSILELFGINRAQSTVHNWVHKADLQPESGRNPDHVGVDETVIRLNNEQYWLYAAVDPDTNKLLHTKLESTRTNVIARSFFAQLREKHDVDDAVVLVDGAPTLKDACNRHGLRFQYEKHGNRNAVERVFREIKRRTSSFSNCFSNAAADTADDWLRSFSFAWNQLI, encoded by the coding sequence ATCGACTTAGAGTTTGTTGAACGAGAAGCGACACCGCAGCTGCTGATGAAGCTCAGTGTTCAACTCCATCTTGCTGGACTCTCGCTTTCGAATACTGTCTCAATTCTTGAGCTATTCGGTATCAATCGAGCTCAATCCACCGTTCATAATTGGGTCCATAAAGCCGACCTACAGCCCGAGTCTGGACGGAATCCGGATCACGTCGGGGTTGACGAAACCGTGATCCGACTCAATAACGAGCAGTACTGGCTGTACGCTGCTGTCGATCCCGACACAAACAAATTACTCCATACGAAGCTTGAATCGACGCGTACGAACGTGATTGCTCGCTCGTTTTTCGCACAGCTCCGGGAGAAACACGACGTCGATGATGCCGTGGTTCTCGTGGATGGCGCACCCACGCTGAAAGACGCCTGCAACCGACACGGCCTCCGATTCCAGTATGAAAAACATGGGAATCGGAATGCTGTCGAACGTGTCTTTCGAGAGATAAAACGTCGAACCTCATCGTTCTCAAACTGTTTCAGCAACGCCGCAGCAGATACCGCCGACGATTGGCTCAGATCCTTCAGCTTCGCATGGAATCAGCTTATCTGA
- a CDS encoding universal stress protein: MSRRILVPVDGSPQSEAALDYVLDNHPDAQVLLLHVLNPASTYTYGDDEYFDFEGYQAEAKRQHEHAEQLLGEYGETASERGVDFETRLETGKPAAKIIETVEAEDIDHIVMGSRGRSGVGRVLFGSVAETVTRRAPVPVTILR, translated from the coding sequence ATGAGCCGACGTATCCTCGTGCCAGTCGATGGGTCACCGCAATCAGAGGCAGCGCTCGACTACGTGCTGGACAACCACCCCGACGCGCAGGTGCTGCTGCTCCACGTCCTCAATCCCGCGAGCACGTACACTTACGGCGACGACGAATACTTCGACTTCGAAGGGTATCAAGCGGAAGCGAAGCGACAGCACGAGCACGCCGAGCAACTACTCGGAGAATACGGTGAGACGGCGAGCGAGCGCGGCGTCGATTTCGAAACCAGACTTGAAACAGGAAAGCCGGCCGCAAAGATCATCGAAACAGTCGAAGCCGAAGATATCGACCACATCGTAATGGGGAGTCGTGGGCGCTCGGGCGTCGGTCGGGTACTGTTCGGAAGCGTCGCCGAAACCGTCACTCGACGCGCGCCCGTCCCGGTCACCATCCTCCGATAG
- a CDS encoding universal stress protein has protein sequence MALEPILLAVGPKDSDRAEKLADFAVDIAAPADSTVVLAHVFTEEEYTSATEQLGIESPTEVTPDEVARRHSTTRAISKALDDAGVNHEIRGTIGPHGDEIIRLAAEDDSGLVVVGGRKRSPTGKAVFGSTAQEVMLSAPCPVTFVRGE, from the coding sequence GTGGCATTAGAACCCATCCTACTAGCGGTCGGTCCCAAGGATAGCGACCGAGCAGAGAAACTCGCAGATTTTGCTGTCGATATTGCCGCGCCCGCGGATTCCACAGTCGTCCTCGCACACGTGTTCACCGAGGAGGAGTACACGTCTGCGACGGAACAACTAGGAATCGAAAGCCCCACGGAAGTAACACCAGACGAGGTGGCACGACGTCACAGCACGACACGCGCAATCTCGAAAGCGCTCGACGATGCTGGGGTGAACCATGAGATACGAGGCACGATTGGCCCGCACGGTGACGAAATCATTCGGCTTGCGGCAGAGGACGACTCCGGCCTCGTCGTTGTCGGCGGGCGAAAGCGATCACCCACAGGCAAAGCTGTTTTCGGGTCAACCGCACAGGAGGTTATGCTCTCCGCACCGTGCCCAGTGACGTTCGTCCGCGGGGAGTAG
- a CDS encoding DUF7260 family protein yields MAGAQTEEHPLYFLQSLRSYTFSPLSTATTLVEQEYSETADERDAYKPLSERIAAITPTQALRSPAPSTVLTDYSPSDGKIDRVCTTYRETVMDLPHYDDVYGESLEEHVAKEFGVEFADRLTDSGTAFTASFKAMFQARLKHAIHSRQHFLTTLTEESQSITEARNSLNTLFVQLDTTILPDWYHENFAGELNTIAENRQQTLRNRPLETYLDDHSLCTYLYGEQSWTYPVLTAIARLREAVTIEGSNEDRSAGDE; encoded by the coding sequence ATGGCGGGTGCACAGACTGAAGAGCATCCTCTATACTTTCTCCAGTCCTTACGCAGTTACACGTTTTCTCCTCTCTCGACAGCAACCACTCTCGTAGAACAGGAGTATTCGGAAACAGCAGACGAACGCGATGCTTACAAACCACTGTCTGAGCGAATCGCAGCAATCACACCAACGCAGGCTCTGCGCTCTCCAGCGCCATCGACAGTACTCACGGATTACAGTCCTTCAGATGGCAAGATAGACCGGGTTTGTACTACGTATCGTGAAACTGTGATGGACCTCCCACATTATGACGACGTGTACGGGGAGTCTCTCGAGGAGCACGTTGCCAAAGAGTTCGGGGTCGAGTTTGCCGATCGGCTCACCGATTCTGGAACAGCCTTTACGGCGTCATTCAAAGCTATGTTCCAGGCACGCCTCAAGCACGCAATACACAGCCGACAGCATTTCCTCACGACGCTCACTGAAGAATCTCAGTCGATTACTGAGGCCCGGAATTCCCTGAATACACTCTTCGTACAGCTGGACACGACGATTCTCCCGGATTGGTACCACGAAAACTTCGCCGGAGAGCTAAATACAATCGCAGAAAATCGACAGCAGACGCTGCGGAACAGGCCGTTAGAGACATACCTCGACGATCACTCCCTCTGTACGTACCTCTACGGGGAGCAATCTTGGACCTATCCAGTACTGACGGCGATAGCGCGACTTCGTGAAGCTGTCACAATAGAGGGGTCCAACGAAGACCGCTCTGCGGGCGACGAGTAA